The following is a genomic window from Azospirillaceae bacterium.
CCTTCCCCCTGTCGGTGCGTATCGTGGATGGGCAGGTCTACGTCGCCCGCAACCTCAGCACCGTGGACCGCCTGGCACCGGGGGACCGGATCCTGACCATCGACGGCGTGCCGGCCGCGACCTGGCTGGACCGCCTGCGCCGCCACATCTCGGCGGAAACCCCGGCGCTGGCCGACAGCATCCTGGAATACGATTTCCCGACATATCTGTGGGTGGCGGCCGGCGAACGCCCCGGCTTCACCGTCCGGATCGGCCGTTCCGGCGGGCATGAAGACACCATCACGCTGGCCGCGCGGACCAAGACGGACATGGACGCGGCCGACAGGACGCGACCGCCGGCCCTGGATCCAGCACAGCCCTTGCGCGACGCGCGTGTGCTGGCCAACGGCGTGGGATATCTGCGGCCCGGCCCGTTTTATAACGAGGCGGCACAGACCGGCGCCGACGAATGGGACGTGGCCGCCTTTCGCACCTTCATCGATGGCGCCTTCCGGGCCTTCAACGCCCAGGGCGTCACCCGGCTGATCATCGATCTCCGCGGCAATCCCGGCGGCGACAGCCTGTTCAGCAACGTCATGTTGTCCTGGTTCGCGACCAAGCCCTATCAGTTCTTTTCATCCTTCCAGGTGCGGGTCAGCACCGATGCCGTGGCCGCCAACCGGAACCGGATCGCGCAGGACACCGTGGCGGCAGGCGCCATTTCCCAGCGCTTCGCCGACCTGTACGCCACGGCGACGCCGGGCAATGTCGTCGCCTTCACCCTGCCCGACACCCAGCCAAACACGGCGGAACGCTTCACGGGCAAGGTCTACGCCTTGATCGACCGCCAGACCTATTCCAACGCGGTGGCAGTGGCGGCAACCATCCAGGATTACGGCTTCGGTACGATCCTGGGCGAGCCCACGGCCGACATGGGCACGGCCTATGGCGCCATGGAGCAGTTCACCCTGCCCGTCACCGGCATCACGGTCGGTTTCCCCAAGGCGCACATCATCCGCCCCAACGGCGACACCCGTGCCCGGGGCGTCGTGCCGGATATCGCCATCCCCTTTCCCATCGTGGAGACGCCGGATGATGTGGTACTGCAACGCGCGGCGGCGACCGCCGCCGCCGGAGATTGAGATCAACCCTTCTTCACGAACTCCGCCCGCAGTACCAGGCCCTTGATCGACTCATGCTTGCAGTCGATTTCCTGCGCGTCGCCGGTCAGGCGGATGGACTTGATGACCGTGCCACGCTTCAGCGTCTGGCCGCCGGCCCCCTTGACCTTCAGGTCCTTGATCAAGGTGACGCTATCGCCGTCGGCCAGCAGGTTGCCCACGGAATCGCGCACCTCGACCGTGCCGGCGGCGGCGGCATCAGCGGCCGCCTGGCTGGCCGGGATCCAGTCGCCGGTGGCTTCGTCATAGACAAATTCTTCATCAGCAGAACTGTTCATCGAAAACCCCAATCGTGGCACAACAGCCGTCGGCGCCCAGGACCACCGGCGGCCCGGGCGACGCTCAGCCGTCGCTGCATGGCAAGCCCGGACAGGATCGTCGGGCGCCGGGACCTTAAGCGAAGTGGGGGGCCGGGAACAATGCCCGCGACGAAAACGGGTTTCGCGGTGATGAACGTGGGTTGGCCGTCGGCGCCTGGCAACTGAGGTATTCTGCCTAGCCGGGAGCGTAGCGGCGCCAGATTCCGGGCTCACCTTCCGTAAATCCGAAGGATTCGAAGATTTTCTGGCACGGCGCGTTGGCTGCCGTTTTGGTAATCAGGCCGACGACCATGGACGTTTTCGCGGCAGCGCACATATCCATGAGGGTTGGCATGAACATCTTTTCCACATCGATGCCGAATACGCGGCATGACATGACAATCTGCTCTATCACTGGTCCACGACAAAGCGCCGCGCCGACGATGCCGTAGTCGGTGAACTTGTCCACGACACTCCAACAAATGAGCGCGCCCCCAGACGACAGGAAATCCGCCATTTCAGGCGGCGTCCATCGTTTTCCGGTCGTGTTGAACTGGTTCGTCTTGTTGATCAGTTCGAAGACCCGGGGATATTTGGGATCATCGACATTCGCGACGCGGGACAGGCGGACCTTGACTTTGAGGGACGCGATGAAATCAGCCCGATCCATCACCTTGCGGGCCGTTTCCCGTTCCACCTGCGCCGCCATCATATCAGAGCGGCGCGCGCTTTCATCGGTGATGAAAGGAACCTGTGTCTCCGCCGCGCACAGGAGGATGCGGCGCGTGAGGTAGGGTTCGTCGCCGATGCACCTGATATCAGGATAGGCGGTTTTCATCGCCGCGCGCTCGACAGGGTTATCGTCGACGAACAGGACATTCCTGGGCAGCAGATTGGCGGCGGCAAGCACGTCGGCCATATTGTCCGGCTTGGGCTTCCAGTTGATGAACCTGATGGGGAAGTCCTCCAGGCTCAACTGGTCCCGCCACACGGGATGCCAGAGCGCACGTATGTTGCCTTCGTCGTTCTTGCTGACGATGGCGGTGATGATGCCGCGCTTCTTCAGTATATGAACGGCTTCCGCCACCCCCCTCGGCCACCCCACGGGGGCCCGTTCCAGCGCTTCCACATCATCCATGCGCTCGGCAAGCACACCCCGCCACAGCGTATCATCAAGGTCGAAGACGACCATTTTGATGGCATCTGCGGATCGGGCGCAGCGATACATCGCCAGGATTTCGTTCCACGCCGCCTCATAGAACTCGAACAATCGCGGTGAAAATAATTCATCCACTGAAGTCGGTGTCACGATCCTGGATTTATCAAACTCATAATCAC
Proteins encoded in this region:
- a CDS encoding S41 family peptidase, which translates into the protein MKRACILMMAVAAAVFAGSPASAEMSPGPEKTYSVAQVRADLDELYLRLQADAFDLYAFTPKAGMDRLHQQIEAGITQPLTRPQAETRLQLLAAAAHQGHTRVEGVYAAWAAYRKAGGKAFPLSVRIVDGQVYVARNLSTVDRLAPGDRILTIDGVPAATWLDRLRRHISAETPALADSILEYDFPTYLWVAAGERPGFTVRIGRSGGHEDTITLAARTKTDMDAADRTRPPALDPAQPLRDARVLANGVGYLRPGPFYNEAAQTGADEWDVAAFRTFIDGAFRAFNAQGVTRLIIDLRGNPGGDSLFSNVMLSWFATKPYQFFSSFQVRVSTDAVAANRNRIAQDTVAAGAISQRFADLYATATPGNVVAFTLPDTQPNTAERFTGKVYALIDRQTYSNAVAVAATIQDYGFGTILGEPTADMGTAYGAMEQFTLPVTGITVGFPKAHIIRPNGDTRARGVVPDIAIPFPIVETPDDVVLQRAAATAAAGD
- a CDS encoding alkylphosphonate utilization protein, producing the protein MNSSADEEFVYDEATGDWIPASQAAADAAAAGTVEVRDSVGNLLADGDSVTLIKDLKVKGAGGQTLKRGTVIKSIRLTGDAQEIDCKHESIKGLVLRAEFVKKG
- a CDS encoding HAD-IIIC family phosphatase, which gives rise to MIPASTYRAPSDLIVNDHIPRRAIAVGTCLINQGVLSVFPKVDNGCAVDHVLFNNASELPDKLPSPIGEYDLQMVQIPLSLIMRHGEFAKIPFHDIEAHQAVLEEAKSRLAMFLQLSMKYNELHGIYTVVWNFQRPQHNYNGRLLKKYDVRNTSYVIDILNRELENLVFGYKNANIFDFDELTSTLGKRYFQDDILYDQNNMGAIGNGDYEFDKSRIVTPTSVDELFSPRLFEFYEAAWNEILAMYRCARSADAIKMVVFDLDDTLWRGVLAERMDDVEALERAPVGWPRGVAEAVHILKKRGIITAIVSKNDEGNIRALWHPVWRDQLSLEDFPIRFINWKPKPDNMADVLAAANLLPRNVLFVDDNPVERAAMKTAYPDIRCIGDEPYLTRRILLCAAETQVPFITDESARRSDMMAAQVERETARKVMDRADFIASLKVKVRLSRVANVDDPKYPRVFELINKTNQFNTTGKRWTPPEMADFLSSGGALICWSVVDKFTDYGIVGAALCRGPVIEQIVMSCRVFGIDVEKMFMPTLMDMCAAAKTSMVVGLITKTAANAPCQKIFESFGFTEGEPGIWRRYAPG